The following are from one region of the Amia ocellicauda isolate fAmiCal2 chromosome 1, fAmiCal2.hap1, whole genome shotgun sequence genome:
- the itgb1bp1 gene encoding integrin beta-1-binding protein 1: MFRKGKKRHSSSSSQSSEISTKSKSVDSSLGGLSRSSTVASLDTDSTKSSGNNTSDTCFEFRVKYVGALEKLPFEMFRTLQEPLDFINYIDVAQQDGKLPFVPTEEEVILAVSKYGVKVVSVDQCDVLHRHPLYLIVRMLCYDDGLGAGKNLLALKTTDPKQQECHIWVYQCSNSDQAQTICKMLSAAFDSVLTSEKS; encoded by the exons ATGTTCCGGAAAGGTAAAAAGCGTCACAGCAGCAGCTCCTCCCAAAGCAGTGAGATCAGCACCAAAAGCAAG TCTGTAGACTCCAGTCTAGGAGGTCTTTCCAGGTCCAGCACAGTTGCCAGCCTCGACACCGACTCCACCAAGAGCTCAG GAAACAATACCTCGGACACCTGCTTTGAATTCCGGGTGAAATATGTGGGGGCGCTGGAAAAACTGCCGTTTGAAATGTTCAGGACTCTACAGGAACCTCTGGACTTCATTAACTATATAGATGTGGCACAG CAAGATGGAAAGCTGCCATTTGTGCCAACAGAAGAGGAAGTGATCTTGGCAGTCTCGAAGTACGGAGTGAAGGTGGTCTCAGTGGATCAGTGC GATGTGCTGCACCGCCACCCTCTATACCTGATCGTACGCATGCTGTGCTACGACGATGGCCTGGGAGCCGGGAAAAACCTCCTGGCATTGAAAACGACTGATCCTAAGCAGCAGGAGTGCCATATCTGGGTGTACCAGTGCAGCAACTCG GATCAAGCACAAACCATCTGTAAGATGCTGTCCGCAGCCTTCGACTCCGTTCTGACATCAGAGAAATCTTGA
- the cpsf3 gene encoding cleavage and polyadenylation specificity factor subunit 3, whose protein sequence is MAAKRKADVSVPAEESDQLLIRPLGAGQEVGRSCIILEFKGRKIMLDCGIHPGLEGMDALPYIDLIDPAEIDLLLISHFHLDHCGALPWFLQKTSFKGRTFMTHATKAIYRWLLSDYVKVSNISADDMLYTETDLEESMDKIETINFHEVKEVAGIKFWCYHAGHVLGAAMFMIEIAGVKLLYTGDFSRQEDRHLMAAEIPSVKPDILIIESTYGTHIHEKREEREARFCNTVHDIVNREGRCLIPVFALGRAQELLLILDEYWQNHPELHDIPIYYASSLAKKCMAVYQTYVNAMNDKIRKAININNPFVFKHISNLKSMDHFDDIGPSVVMASPGMMQSGLSRELFESWCTDKRNGVIIAGYCVEGTLAKHIMSEPEEITTMSGQKLPLKMSVDYISFSAHTDYQQTSEFIRALKPPHVILVHGEQNEMARLKAALIREYEDNDEVHIEVHNPRNTEAVTLNFRGEKLAKVMGSLADKKCEQGQRVSGILVKRNFNYHILTPSDLSNYTDLSMSTVKQTMAIPFTGPYSVLVNQLCSLAGEVEEIETLDRPTLKIFKNVTLVQKAGMVILEWIANPLNDMYADAVTTVVLEVQSNPKAQKVMETSVRGKVDMDIYQKRLEVMLQDMFGEDCVDFKDGKNISVTVDGKTAYICLETRTVDYEEGSADDESLKEMVELAVQRLYDALNPAL, encoded by the exons atggctGCGAAGAGGAAAGCCGACGTGTCTGTACCCGCAGAGGAAAGCGACCAGCTCTTAATCAGACCTCT TGGAGCAGGGCAGGAGGTGGGAAGATCATGCATCATCTTGGAGTTCAAGGGGAGAAAAATCATG CTGGATTGTGGCATCCATCCTGGTCTGGAGGGCATGGATGCCCTTCCCTACATTGACTTGATTGACCCTGCTGAGATTGACCTGCTCCTCATCAGCCA TTTTCACCTGGATCACTGCGGGGCCCTGCCTTGGTTCCTGCAGAAGACCAGCTTCAAGGGCAGAACCTTCATGACGCATGCAACCAAAGCCATTTATCGGTGGCTTTTGTCCGATTATGTTAAAGTCAG CAACATCTCAGCCGATGACATGCTGTATACGGAGACAGATCTGGAGGAAAGCATGGACAAGATAGAAACCATCAACTTCCATGAAGTGAAGGAGGTCGCCGGCATTAAATTCTGGTGCTACCACGCCGGCCATGTGCTGGGAGCCGCCATGTTTATGATTGAAATCGCAGGTGTAAAG CTGCTGTACACTGGAGACTTCTCCCGCCAGGAGGACAGACATCTGATGGCTGCAGAGATCCCCAGCGTTAAGCCTGACATCCTAATCATT GAATCCACGTACGGAACGCACATCCACgagaagagagaggagagagaggcccGTTTCTGTAACACAGTCCACGACATCGTCAACAGAGAGGGCCGTTGCCTCATCCCCGTGTTCGCCTTAGGGAGAGCCCAGGAGCTGCTGCTCATTCTGG ACGAGTACTGGCAGAACCACCCGGAGCTGCACGACATTCCCATCTACTACGCGTCATCCCTGGCTAAGAAGTGCATGGCCGTGTACCAGACCTACGTCAACGCCATGAACGACAAGATCCGCAAGGCCATCAACATCAACAACCCCTTCGTATTCAAGCACATCAGCAACCTCAAG AGCATGGATCACTTCGATGATATTGGCCCCAGTGTGGTCATGGCCTCCCCGGGTATGATGCAGAGCGGGCTGTCCAGAGAGCTGTTTGAGAGCTGGTGCACCGACAAGAGGAACGGCGTCATCATCGCCGGCTACTGTGTGGAAGGAACGCTTGCCAAG caCATCATGTCTGAGCCAGAGGAGATCACCACCATGTCTGGGCAGAAGTTGCCGCTGAAGATGTCGGTGGATTACATCTCCTTCTCCGCTCACACCGACTACCAGCAGACCAGCGAATTTATCCGCGCGCTCAAGCCGCCACACGTG ATCCTGGTGCACGGAGAGCAGAATGAGATGGCCAGGCTCAAGGCGGCACTGATCCGTGAGTACGAGGACAACGATGAGGTCCACATCGAGGTGCACAACCCCCGCAACACAGAGGCCGTCACCCTCAACTTCAGAGGCGAGAAACTGGCCAAG GTAATGGGGTCCCTGGCGGACAAAAAGTGTGAACAGGGCCAGAGAGTATCGGGAATCCTCGTGAAGCGCAACTTCAACTATCACATTCTCACTCCGTCTGACCTGTCCA ATTACACGGATCTGTCCATGAGCACAGTGAAGCAGACCATGGCAATCCCCTTCACCGGGCCCTACTCTGTACTGGTCAACCAGCTGTGCAGCCTGGCAG GGGAGGTGGAAGAGATCGAGACTCTGGACAGACCCACCTTGAAGATATTCAAGAACGTAACCTTGGTGCAGAAGGCGGGGATGGTGATCCTGGAG TGGATTGCCAACCCCCTCAATGACATGTATGCCGATGCCGTCACCACAGTGGTCCTGGAAGTGCAGTCTAACCCCAAGGCTCAGAAAG TCATGGAGACCTCTGTAAGGGGGAAGGTAGATATGGACATTTACCAGAAGAGACTAGAAGTCATGCTACA